In Verrucomicrobiota bacterium, the sequence GGCTACACGATGCCGCCCGCTGCGCGGGCTCGGGCGCTTCTCCCTCCCTGGCGTCCATGGGCTCACTGTCCAGGCCGCCTCCGACCGCTCCTGATGAGCTTCTCGTTCGGACGGCGGCCATAACCAGGCCCATGCCCAAGTATACCATCATCGTCACGTCGGAATCGCCGAGGTTGAACTCGAAGAGGCCGTTGACGAAGAACGCCGTAGCCGCAACGAGCCCGGCGAGCACGATGGGGCGCGCCGGCGCGTCGCGTTCCATGCGGCGCAGTCGCCGCACGGCCCAGACGCCGAACGCGCCGAACCACCAGAGGAATGCGGCGACCGTCATTGGCCCCGCGGTGACGGCGAGCTCGGCGATCGTGTTGTGGAAGTGCACTTTGTCAGGCATGGCGAGGTAGACGTCGCGCGGGACGATCTGCTTGGTCCGAATCACGTGATACGAACAGCCCGGCCCGACACCGAGCGGCCACCGTGCGACGGCCTTGGGTACGGAAGCCCAGAGCTGCAAGCGCTCGCCGTCCTCGCCGGTCATGGCCGCGACAAGGCGCGCGCGCGATGCCGGCACCGCCAGCATCAGCACCACGAGTGCGATAAGGACGGCGAGCACGCGCCGCCGCCGCTCGACGGCGGCAAGCACGATGAGCGCGCCGAAGCACCCCGCCCACGCGCCGCGCTTCATGTTCATGATGAGGTTGGCGCCAATGAGCACGAGCGCTATGAGCAGGCCGGTGCGCAGCCTCTTGTCGCGGCACGCGAGCAGCAGCGCCAGCGCGATCGGCAGGCCCATGGCGAGCTGCCCGGCTTCGCTCATCGAGCCAAGATCGGGCAGCCAGAAGTTCTCGCCCTCGCGCCGGCCCTCGCGTTCGAGCCGCTCTATCGTCTGCGGCGACACGACGAGCGGCACGTGGATGGCGCGCTGCCCGGCAACCATGGCAAAGCGCGCGGCCACGGCGTAGAGCGAGAACAGCGCGAGCGTGGCCACCAGAACGAGCGCGAGCCGCCTGAGGCCTTCGACATCGCGAAGGTTGGCGGCAACAAGAAAGATCACGAGCAGCGTGCGCAGCGCCACGAGCTCGCGCAGCGACTCCTTGGGGACCCAGCCGACGATGCACGCGACGCCAAACAGCGTCAGAAACAGCAGCAGCGGGCTGCCGACCGGCCAGCCGACCCACCTACCCCGGCGCTCGGCAATCGTCCGCCCCAGCCAGGCCAGCACACCGATGCCGAGCGCGACATGGGCGCCGGTAACACCCCAAGGCAGGAAGAAGGCGTAGAGGCCGACGGCGACCCAGATCGCTTTGCCCGCGATGTCGGCGACCCTTCGCACGCGCGTCCCGATGCCCCCAATGCTCGATCCAGCTTAAGGCCGCCGGATTATACACGCGTGCCGGTCGAAGTCGAACCCTTTGGCCCAAGCTGCTACTCGGCGTACGTGCTGCTGGCCGTGGCCGACTTGGCCCACTGCGTGTCGCCATCCTTGTCGATGAGGGCGACGGCATCGATCTCGTTCCAGCCGCGCACCTCGCTCGACTTGAGGTAGAGCTTGACGCGCTGCACCTTGAAGTTGATCGTGAACTTGATCTCGGACACCCCCATACCGCTGCCGACAGGTGTCGGATCAGCGCCCGACCACACCATGGTCTCGTTGTTACTGCGCGGATCAAAGACGGTCACCCTGTAGAGCGCGCCGGGGTTATAGGTCTCGTAGACCTTGATCGCCGCAGGCGTGACGGCGTTCTCGTATTCGAGCAGAAGCCATTCATCCCGTCCGTCAGCCGTCTTGGAGGCCCAGGCCGTCGAGTGGTCCCCGGCCGACTTGGTGTCCGGTTCGCCCGTAGCCCGCTCGGGACCCCAACTGCGCTTCTTTTCGGGCGTGACGATCTCGACCGGCGGCGCCGGTGGTTGTGGGATCGTCGATGTGACTTCGCCTTTCTCATCGAGGAACCGGAGGTACGGTGCACCCTTGCTCGTCGAGAAGATCGCACGCAGCGTCTCGTTCTCGTCGGCGAGGACGAAGCCCGGCTCGGCGGCCCAGATGCCGAAGCCGACGCGTCCCTTCTGATTGCCGTCGAAGAGCCGCATGCGCGTCTCGCCACGCGTCACGTCGAGGGCGACGCGCGCTTTGCCCTGCGGGTCGAAGAAGGCGAAGTGCGGCTCGTTGTTGAGCACGGCAAGATGCGCACGCTCGGTGCCGTCGGGATCGAGAAAGGAAAGCGTCGAGGTTGCCCCGACGAGGCGCGTGGTCTCGTTCTCGTCCAAGAGCTGCATGCGAGGCTGGTCGCCCGGCACATCCAGCGTGGCGCGCGCCTTGCCATTCGAGTCGTACAGCGTCAGGCCCGGCGCGCCCACCAGGGTCAGAGCGACCCGCACGGTGCCGTCCTTGTCCTGAAAAGCGAGCCCGGGCTCGCCGCTCTCAGACACGCCCAAGATCCCGTACTGCTGCCCTTCGCCATCGACAAGGATAAACCGTTGCGCTTTGACCTCGGCGGGGTCCGGCGCCGTGGCGGCGGTCAGAAGCAAGGCGCCTATGACGGCGATGCACAGGGCACCCGCCACCGTGAGGATACGGTTCGTTTTTACAAGACTGCGGTTCCGGATCTCAACCGCTTCCAGGCACCGCGTAACGGCGCTCCAATCCGGCATTTTCTCGTACATGGGTGTTCTCTCCCTAGGGAGCCTCCGGAGCAGGGGATACATATTCGCACGGATAACACCACAGGTTCACAACCGGTTCCCACGCTCGCACGCGCGCCTATGCGCTCTGCTTGACGAGGCGGTGCGGACAACGGGCCACGAGGCGTTGCCGATTGCGCATGAAGCACTGCAAGCGTAGGATGCATACGGACGCGATGAGCTTTGACGGCCGTCCGACGCGTCAAAGCCAGCATCCAGAGGCCTGACCACGGGGGGGAGACAGGGCATGAACGTCCGCAATCTGATCACGATGGGGGCCTGCATGTGCCTGACCGTGCTGGGTGCGGCCGAGGGGGGAACGCCTGTTGCTGACGGACAGCCGGATCTGGCCGAAGTCACGCGGCTGTGGAAGTCGGGGCAGACGATCCCGGCCGAGACTGCCGCCCACTACCCGCTGCCCAAGATCGAGGTGGAGAACGACACAGGCGTCAACGTCCTCATTGACCTGGCCCACCAGTGCTCGTTCGCCATGATGTGGGGACTGGCGCCCGCGCTCAAAGAGCACGGGTTCCGGCCCGTCGGCAGCCAGGCGACGCTCGACACGGTGCTCACGCCGGGCACGCTCAGCCGCGTTCGGCTTCCGGTCAACGAGGTCTGGCCGTTCGGCTGGTGGCCCAATCCGCGCTACAACGTCGTGATCACGCACCAGAGCGGCCCGGAGAGCCAGGACTACCTGCCCGAGGAGCGCGCGGCGCTCAAGGCTTTCGTCGAGGCCGGCGGCGGGCTCATCATCGTCGGCTGGGCGCAGGACGAAGAGAAGCTCGAGGGTTGGACACTCAACAAGCTTGCAGCCGAGCTTGGCGGCAGTTTCTCGCCCGAGACGGACGTGCTGGGCGACGAGCACGCCGCCATGGTGCGTGTCGACAGGGCTTGGGAAGTGTTCGAACGCGGCAGGGAGAACCGCCCCGTCATCGCACGGCGCGGGGTCGGCAAGGGGCACGTGGTGCTCATGGGCTCGCTCGCCCTCATCGAACAGAACGACAACGATACCGAGGAGGCGATGGCGGCCAAGGCCAAACGGCTCGGCGACCTGGTGGCCTGGGCGGCGGCCGGATCGGAGCCAGCGGGCGGCGACACGCGTCTGCCCGACGCGATGTGGGGCGGCGGCGGCATCTATCCCGAACTCGAGCAACGCGTGGGCAACCTCGTCGTCTACTACGCTCGCAATCAGAAAGACGAGCTGCTCACGACCGTTCGCGACGACCTGCCC encodes:
- a CDS encoding O-antigen ligase family protein: MRRVADIAGKAIWVAVGLYAFFLPWGVTGAHVALGIGVLAWLGRTIAERRGRWVGWPVGSPLLLFLTLFGVACIVGWVPKESLRELVALRTLLVIFLVAANLRDVEGLRRLALVLVATLALFSLYAVAARFAMVAGQRAIHVPLVVSPQTIERLEREGRREGENFWLPDLGSMSEAGQLAMGLPIALALLLACRDKRLRTGLLIALVLIGANLIMNMKRGAWAGCFGALIVLAAVERRRRVLAVLIALVVLMLAVPASRARLVAAMTGEDGERLQLWASVPKAVARWPLGVGPGCSYHVIRTKQIVPRDVYLAMPDKVHFHNTIAELAVTAGPMTVAAFLWWFGAFGVWAVRRLRRMERDAPARPIVLAGLVAATAFFVNGLFEFNLGDSDVTMMVYLGMGLVMAAVRTRSSSGAVGGGLDSEPMDAREGEAPEPAQRAASCSHGR